A genomic window from Equus asinus isolate D_3611 breed Donkey chromosome 25, EquAss-T2T_v2, whole genome shotgun sequence includes:
- the LOC139042053 gene encoding uncharacterized protein has product MRDFPLAAGGTHPENAGATRGKDPLPQQRKTKRKKAYRWPALRDAPAATALSSCFCCSLRGTR; this is encoded by the coding sequence ATGCGAGATTTTCCTTTGGCAGCAGGAGGCACACACCCAGAGAATGCTGGAGCCACAAGGGGAAAGGACCCACTTCCacagcagagaaaaacaaagaggaaaaaggcaTACAGGTGGCCAGCGCTAAGGGACGCACCTGCTGCCACTGCCCTGAGCAGCTGTTTCTGCTGCAGCCTGAGAGGAACTCGGTGA